In the Candidatus Rhodoblastus alkanivorans genome, one interval contains:
- a CDS encoding IS1182 family transposase codes for MSRTFRPSKIDQTQLLPAGVADYVPAGHLSRFVVALARESLDLSEINSVYKSALGQPPFDPRMVTALLLYAYCSGLYSSRRIARACGERVDFMMIRAHDAPDFRTIADFRKRHLAALANLFLQVLKLAEKAGLAKLGHVALDGTKIKANASKHKAMSYERMKTREAELGAEVDRWLAAAEAADAQEDALHGASRRGDEMPDWVADKQKRLAKIREARQALEEEAAAEAKAKAEAERAAEEKRKADNRKRSGPRPRPPSNEPAPKAQRNFTDPNSRVLLTKDGFVQGYNAQATVDGTAQIIVAHGLTQSMSDWPQLVPMVDRVCANLGRKSKEVSADAGYCSEGNLFALASRKIQAYVATGRAKRPMEAKRKIGGDLTQKMRAKLKRAGNVELEIVKRSDAAKGFTVLPKHWIVERTFGWLGRCRRLAKDFENLSRTQLAFVQLAMIRLMARRIARLSKKS; via the coding sequence ATGAGCAGAACATTTCGGCCGTCGAAGATCGATCAGACGCAATTGCTGCCGGCGGGGGTCGCCGATTATGTGCCGGCGGGCCACCTGTCGCGGTTCGTGGTCGCCTTGGCGCGCGAGAGCCTCGATTTGTCGGAGATCAACAGCGTCTACAAGAGTGCGCTCGGTCAGCCGCCGTTCGACCCGCGCATGGTGACAGCGCTATTGCTCTACGCTTATTGTTCCGGGCTTTATTCGTCGCGCCGGATCGCCAGGGCCTGCGGCGAGCGGGTCGATTTTATGATGATCCGCGCGCACGACGCTCCCGATTTCCGCACGATCGCCGACTTCCGCAAGCGGCATCTGGCGGCGTTGGCGAACCTGTTCTTGCAGGTGCTGAAGCTCGCGGAGAAGGCCGGGCTGGCCAAGCTCGGGCACGTCGCGCTCGACGGCACGAAAATCAAGGCCAACGCCTCGAAGCACAAGGCGATGAGCTACGAGCGCATGAAGACGCGCGAGGCGGAGCTGGGCGCCGAGGTCGATCGCTGGCTCGCCGCTGCGGAAGCAGCCGACGCCCAGGAGGACGCGCTGCACGGCGCGAGCCGTCGCGGCGACGAGATGCCCGATTGGGTTGCCGACAAACAAAAGCGCCTCGCCAAAATCCGTGAGGCCAGACAAGCGCTTGAGGAAGAGGCTGCGGCCGAAGCGAAGGCGAAAGCCGAGGCCGAGCGTGCGGCGGAGGAGAAGCGAAAGGCCGACAACCGCAAACGTTCGGGGCCGCGTCCGCGCCCTCCGTCGAACGAACCCGCTCCCAAGGCGCAGCGCAATTTCACAGATCCCAACAGCCGAGTCCTGCTGACCAAGGACGGCTTCGTCCAGGGCTACAACGCGCAGGCAACGGTCGATGGAACAGCGCAAATCATCGTCGCGCACGGGCTGACGCAAAGTATGAGCGACTGGCCGCAACTTGTTCCCATGGTCGACCGCGTCTGCGCCAATCTCGGGCGCAAGTCCAAGGAGGTGTCGGCGGACGCCGGGTATTGCAGTGAGGGCAACCTTTTTGCGCTCGCTTCGCGGAAGATTCAGGCCTATGTGGCGACCGGGCGGGCCAAGCGTCCAATGGAGGCCAAGCGCAAGATCGGCGGCGATCTGACGCAGAAAATGCGGGCGAAACTGAAGCGCGCCGGCAATGTGGAGCTTGAAATCGTCAAGCGGTCGGACGCCGCGAAGGGTTTCACCGTCTTGCCCAAACACTGGATCGTCGAGCGCACGTTCGGATGGCTCGGACGATGCCGACGCCTGGCCAAGGACTTCGAAAACCTGAGCCGCACCCAACTCGCTTTCGTGCAACTGGCCATGATCCGGCTCATGGCCCGCAGAATCGCAAGGCTCTCGAAAAAATCATGA
- a CDS encoding RHS repeat-associated core domain-containing protein: MPTTVQLVCQNGYTRINNQCVLSNEVVPPSPSCKVNNGAPAPIVGDPISVMDGAQMESAEDYATADGLFAIRRTYRSARTLSAIINYDVPAGWVGGWAFDFLPELHLGTGNSAGTLSLRMPDGTAYNFSQPASGNVLVPQQNVAPQTRYSVAYNGSTSSSWSTQSTTPTQWTVVDAKTKETWVFQTFQSQATGTSYSAIGRPISKTLPDGYTQTYTYDSSGTLQSIADSRNRSFSFTWTYFAFLSGGGAYGEPIIYTNVPVAIKSIGLPDGTTLNYAYGTSLNSNGTFTTPYVRTIQSVTRTNASGVTLENTSYLYENTGFPDFLTGIVDARGVRTLTVTYDDVGRAISASGADGQNNYSVAYTPAGSSNPNVLTRTVTNPLGKQTVYNFSHPLNGYNTTLQSVNGQASANCVASNSSYTYDANGFVASVTDEEGRVTTYVNDAQGRPTSVTRGAGSAQAVTTSYTWDPVFNIPTSIVAPGRTTTQTVVNGLVTSITQTDTTTQSVPYSTNGQTRTWAYNFAGSLLTSVTDPTGAVVHYAYDSNGYLHSVTNEMGLVTTINSVNSLGQPTQITDPNGIVTTLAYDYRGRLTNVSVDTANSPATTTIAYDAVGDVASTTDPNGATTTYTYDSDRRLTKVANAAGETITYARDAMGDATSVTYADASSVTTYSKTAVFDELGRIIKWLGATPSNSTYSYGYDRTNNLLSITDPRSNVFSNGYDALNRLISQTNEENATVNLTRNGLDAITGYQDARALTTVFARNGFGEIIGEQSPDRGTTIYYRDSRGRVTQKIDPRGIVSNMQYDAQGRLTYESYPSNPSWWRGFTWDVQNNGANVGLGNLVGVNDEAALNWRVFDGKGRIVVDWRTNNPAPALAVGYTYDLAGNITSMTYPSGRIVAYVRDTLGRISAISTQQNSAAAAQAVIGNATYEPFGPLAGFYHGNGLQTVFTYDTDYRVTRVQVGPPSNLGATLDRSLSWTGDDIINSIIDNQFPGTTPGNYNSQTQTFTYTPARRLASANGYYGALSWTYDANGDRLSETANSVLSSYLYNLGSNQLGSVASSSSTRSFTYDAAGNMLTDSRAGALGMTFQYDVRGRLAKAFQTSAPANAGAYAYDADGRLASRTVTQGTTTTTTLYVYDLSGHVIAETDTSGNTLREYIWMGDLPVAVVAGINTSTPTIYYVHTDHLGRPARMTAQNWAWVWDVIYSPFGATSYIWTNPATMDLRFPGQWFQLESGLAYNWHRHYDATIGRYVEPDPLGLTALLSDGPSVNNYVGGNPLARVDEDGQQAAVISLACAENPTCAAAFAVAAAAAAKGGAKICAKLLDWTHSNNSDCNDDYRQSLQNQVNALCKPLPPRCRSSDSCASMKQRIAAFTACGDARKKINDACYKGGDNGHQQAYTTARQEAAICEGMLATCTTP; encoded by the coding sequence TTGCCGACGACGGTCCAGCTGGTCTGTCAGAACGGCTACACGCGGATCAATAATCAATGCGTGCTCAGCAACGAGGTGGTTCCGCCCTCTCCCTCGTGCAAAGTGAACAATGGAGCGCCCGCTCCGATCGTCGGAGATCCGATCTCCGTGATGGACGGCGCACAGATGGAGAGCGCGGAGGATTACGCCACCGCCGACGGGCTGTTTGCGATCCGGCGCACCTATCGCAGCGCGCGGACGCTGTCAGCGATTATCAATTACGACGTCCCTGCCGGTTGGGTCGGCGGCTGGGCTTTCGATTTCCTGCCCGAACTCCATCTTGGGACCGGAAACAGCGCCGGAACGCTGTCCCTGCGCATGCCCGACGGCACAGCCTATAATTTCAGCCAGCCCGCGTCCGGAAACGTTCTGGTTCCGCAACAGAATGTCGCGCCGCAGACTCGTTATTCGGTCGCCTACAACGGCTCGACTTCGTCGAGCTGGTCGACGCAATCGACGACCCCGACGCAATGGACGGTCGTTGACGCCAAAACCAAGGAGACCTGGGTCTTCCAGACCTTCCAGTCGCAAGCGACCGGAACGTCCTACTCCGCCATCGGCCGCCCGATCAGCAAGACCCTGCCGGACGGCTATACGCAGACCTATACCTATGACAGCTCGGGCACATTGCAGTCGATCGCCGATTCGCGCAATCGCAGCTTCAGCTTCACCTGGACCTATTTTGCATTTCTGTCGGGCGGCGGCGCTTATGGTGAGCCTATCATCTACACCAACGTCCCTGTGGCCATAAAGTCCATCGGTCTGCCCGATGGAACCACGCTCAATTATGCTTACGGGACGTCGCTCAACTCCAACGGAACGTTTACGACACCTTATGTGCGCACGATCCAGTCGGTGACGCGCACGAACGCCAGCGGCGTCACGCTCGAGAACACGAGTTATCTTTACGAGAATACCGGCTTCCCCGATTTTCTCACCGGCATCGTCGATGCGCGGGGCGTGCGCACGCTGACCGTAACCTATGACGACGTCGGCCGCGCCATATCCGCCAGCGGCGCCGACGGGCAGAACAATTATTCCGTCGCTTATACGCCGGCGGGGTCGAGCAATCCCAATGTCCTGACCCGCACCGTCACTAATCCTCTCGGCAAGCAGACGGTTTATAATTTCAGTCACCCGCTCAACGGTTACAACACCACGCTGCAAAGCGTGAACGGCCAGGCCAGCGCCAATTGCGTCGCCTCCAACAGCTCCTACACTTACGATGCCAACGGCTTCGTCGCTTCGGTGACCGACGAGGAAGGCCGCGTCACCACCTATGTCAATGACGCGCAAGGGCGCCCGACCTCGGTGACTCGCGGCGCTGGCTCGGCGCAGGCGGTGACGACGTCTTACACCTGGGATCCGGTCTTCAACATCCCGACCAGCATTGTCGCGCCGGGACGTACAACCACGCAAACCGTCGTCAACGGCCTGGTGACCTCCATCACCCAGACCGACACCACGACACAGTCCGTTCCTTATTCGACCAACGGCCAGACCCGCACCTGGGCCTATAATTTTGCGGGCTCCCTATTGACGAGCGTCACGGACCCGACGGGCGCCGTCGTGCACTATGCCTATGATTCAAATGGCTATCTCCACTCCGTCACCAATGAGATGGGCCTTGTGACGACCATCAATTCGGTCAACAGCCTCGGCCAGCCGACCCAGATCACCGATCCGAACGGCATCGTCACCACATTGGCTTACGACTACAGAGGCCGCTTGACGAACGTCTCGGTCGACACGGCGAACAGTCCTGCAACGACGACCATCGCTTATGACGCGGTCGGCGACGTTGCTTCGACCACCGATCCCAACGGCGCGACTACCACCTATACCTACGATTCCGATCGCCGCCTGACCAAGGTCGCCAATGCGGCTGGCGAGACAATCACCTACGCGCGCGACGCCATGGGCGACGCCACTTCAGTGACCTACGCCGACGCCAGCAGCGTGACCACTTATTCCAAAACCGCCGTGTTCGATGAACTCGGCCGCATCATCAAATGGCTCGGGGCGACGCCATCCAATTCCACCTATTCCTACGGCTATGATCGCACCAATAATCTGTTGTCGATCACCGATCCGCGCTCGAACGTGTTCTCCAACGGCTATGACGCGCTCAACCGCCTGATCAGCCAGACGAACGAGGAAAACGCCACCGTCAACCTGACCCGCAACGGCTTGGACGCCATCACCGGCTACCAGGACGCGCGGGCGCTGACCACCGTCTTTGCGCGCAACGGTTTTGGCGAGATCATCGGGGAGCAATCGCCCGACCGCGGCACGACAATCTATTATCGCGACTCGCGCGGGCGAGTGACGCAGAAGATCGATCCGCGCGGCATCGTGTCGAACATGCAATATGACGCTCAGGGACGTCTGACCTATGAGTCCTACCCCTCGAACCCCAGTTGGTGGCGGGGCTTCACATGGGACGTCCAGAACAACGGCGCCAATGTCGGTCTGGGCAATCTCGTCGGCGTCAATGACGAGGCGGCGCTGAATTGGCGGGTCTTCGACGGCAAGGGTCGGATCGTCGTCGATTGGCGCACCAACAATCCGGCGCCGGCGCTGGCGGTCGGCTATACGTACGACCTCGCCGGCAATATCACCTCGATGACCTATCCCTCGGGGCGCATCGTCGCTTACGTCCGCGATACGCTCGGGCGCATTTCGGCGATCTCCACCCAGCAGAACAGCGCCGCGGCGGCCCAGGCCGTCATCGGCAACGCCACTTACGAACCCTTCGGCCCGTTGGCCGGATTTTATCATGGCAATGGACTGCAGACGGTCTTTACCTACGACACCGATTATCGCGTGACCCGCGTTCAGGTCGGCCCTCCCTCCAATCTGGGCGCAACGCTCGACCGCTCGCTGTCCTGGACCGGCGACGACATCATCAATTCGATCATCGACAACCAGTTCCCCGGCACGACGCCGGGCAACTATAATTCTCAGACCCAAACCTTCACCTATACGCCGGCGCGCCGGCTGGCCTCCGCCAACGGCTATTACGGGGCGCTCTCCTGGACCTATGACGCCAATGGCGACCGCCTGTCGGAAACCGCCAACAGCGTCCTCTCCTCCTATCTTTACAACCTCGGCTCGAACCAACTCGGCTCGGTGGCGAGTTCCTCTTCGACGCGATCCTTCACCTATGACGCCGCCGGCAACATGCTCACCGACAGCCGCGCCGGCGCGCTCGGCATGACTTTTCAGTATGATGTGCGGGGGCGGCTGGCCAAGGCGTTTCAGACCAGCGCGCCGGCCAATGCCGGAGCTTACGCCTATGACGCCGACGGGCGGCTGGCGTCGCGCACCGTCACCCAGGGCACGACGACGACCACTACGCTCTATGTTTATGATCTCTCCGGCCACGTCATCGCCGAGACCGACACGTCCGGCAATACGCTGCGCGAATATATCTGGATGGGCGATCTACCGGTGGCCGTCGTCGCCGGGATCAACACCTCGACGCCGACGATTTACTATGTCCACACCGACCATCTCGGCCGCCCCGCGCGGATGACCGCGCAGAATTGGGCTTGGGTGTGGGACGTCATCTATTCGCCCTTCGGCGCCACGAGCTATATCTGGACCAATCCCGCCACCATGGACCTGCGCTTCCCCGGCCAATGGTTCCAGCTCGAAAGCGGGCTCGCCTACAATTGGCATCGGCATTACGACGCCACGATCGGGCGCTATGTCGAGCCCGACCCGCTGGGGTTGACGGCGCTCCTCTCCGACGGGCCCAGCGTGAATAATTATGTCGGCGGAAACCCGCTGGCCCGCGTGGACGAGGATGGTCAGCAGGCGGCCGTAATTTCGCTTGCGTGCGCGGAGAACCCTACCTGCGCGGCTGCATTTGCCGTCGCGGCTGCGGCAGCCGCGAAAGGAGGTGCGAAAATCTGCGCCAAATTATTGGATTGGACCCACTCAAATAATTCAGATTGCAACGACGATTATCGGCAAAGTCTCCAAAATCAAGTGAACGCGTTGTGCAAACCACTTCCACCGCGTTGCCGATCGAGCGATTCTTGCGCATCCATGAAACAGCGCATCGCAGCCTTCACCGCATGTGGTGACGCGAGAAAGAAAATTAACGATGCTTGTTACAAGGGCGGAGACAATGGCCATCAGCAAGCATACACAACCGCCAGACAGGAAGCTGCGATTTGCGAAGGGATGTTGGCGACATGCACAACCCCATAG
- a CDS encoding DUF6714 family protein: MHNPIEKSAVEAAINRSFPDAPIPSDFFGALRRNDDIEDDIAEQFQTRKWTEISEHHWRMTGIRVGTVMTCMTPSAYIYYLPSLLISALRSNNFDDAVEGLIPPNQRREPRGIWWRQFIGALNLNQRSAIRLFLAYAVDAEQDGTAAKLNAEKALADRLYD; encoded by the coding sequence ATGCACAACCCCATAGAAAAAAGTGCTGTTGAGGCAGCAATAAATCGCTCGTTTCCTGACGCACCGATACCATCGGATTTCTTTGGAGCACTGCGCCGCAATGACGATATCGAAGATGACATTGCAGAGCAGTTCCAAACGCGCAAATGGACCGAAATAAGCGAGCATCACTGGAGAATGACCGGGATCCGCGTTGGTACTGTCATGACGTGCATGACACCATCTGCATATATTTATTACCTGCCATCATTGCTTATCTCTGCGCTAAGAAGCAATAATTTTGATGACGCTGTCGAAGGGTTGATCCCTCCGAACCAACGTCGTGAGCCACGAGGAATTTGGTGGCGGCAGTTCATCGGGGCTTTGAACCTTAATCAACGCTCGGCGATAAGACTTTTTCTCGCCTATGCGGTCGATGCTGAGCAGGACGGCACCGCGGCAAAGCTGAACGCGGAAAAGGCGCTTGCCGATAGGCTCTATGATTGA
- a CDS encoding recombinase family protein: MMVGYMRVSSTDERQSVDLQRDALIAAGVDERHLDVDKASGARDNRPGLKACLADLRRGDCLIVWKLDRLGRSLPHLLSIIEDLKKNGVAFRSLTEQMDTATPQGELLFSVFGALAQYERALIKERVLAGVEAAKRRGRRGGRPVTIDPEKLEQIATALEGGASKASVCRTFKIPRSTLIDTLHRAGWSAPASKSPAE, translated from the coding sequence ATGATGGTCGGCTATATGCGGGTGTCCTCCACCGACGAACGTCAGTCCGTCGATCTTCAGCGCGACGCTCTGATCGCGGCGGGCGTCGACGAGCGGCATCTCGATGTCGACAAGGCCAGCGGTGCGCGAGATAACCGGCCCGGCCTCAAGGCGTGCCTGGCGGACCTGCGGCGCGGCGATTGCCTGATCGTCTGGAAATTGGACCGTCTGGGGCGGTCGCTGCCTCACCTTTTGTCGATCATCGAGGATCTCAAGAAAAACGGCGTCGCGTTCCGCTCCCTTACCGAGCAGATGGACACCGCCACGCCGCAGGGCGAACTCCTCTTCTCGGTCTTTGGAGCCTTGGCGCAATACGAGCGGGCGCTGATCAAAGAGCGCGTTCTGGCGGGCGTTGAAGCCGCAAAGCGGCGAGGGCGGCGCGGCGGACGCCCGGTGACAATCGATCCGGAAAAGCTCGAACAGATCGCGACCGCCTTGGAAGGCGGCGCCAGCAAGGCTTCGGTGTGCAGGACGTTCAAAATCCCGCGCTCGACGCTGATCGATACGCTTCACCGCGCCGGGTGGTCGGCGCCAGCTTCGAAATCGCCAGCCGAATAG
- a CDS encoding Hint domain-containing protein, with translation MNWLGKQTVSPAFADPIRGLSIRVKAGALGETTPSRDLLLSHERALLIDGVLNNAGALGNGTSIGRDVNLPRAFVHYHTEIDDHSLIFAENAPAETFIDNIDRKGTSGFAFGNPQDIVEQASDGHRADAAGNRRY, from the coding sequence GTGAACTGGCTCGGCAAGCAGACGGTTTCGCCCGCCTTCGCCGACCCGATCCGCGGCCTCTCGATCCGCGTCAAGGCTGGCGCGCTCGGGGAGACCACGCCCTCGCGTGATCTGCTGCTCTCGCACGAGCGCGCCCTGCTCATCGATGGTGTACTGAACAACGCCGGCGCGCTGGGAAACGGGACGTCGATCGGCCGCGACGTGAACCTGCCGAGGGCGTTCGTCCACTACCACACCGAAATCGACGACCACTCGCTGATCTTCGCCGAGAACGCCCCGGCGGAGACCTTCATCGACAATATCGACCGAAAAGGGACTTCAGGCTTTGCTTTCGGCAATCCTCAGGACATTGTGGAGCAGGCAAGCGATGGTCATCGGGCCGACGCCGCCGGGAACCGGCGTTATTGA
- the folD gene encoding bifunctional methylenetetrahydrofolate dehydrogenase/methenyltetrahydrofolate cyclohydrolase FolD: MSARIIDGKAFAESLRAKISSRVASLVARTGRAPGLAVVLVGDDPASQIYVRSKAKQTVEVGMRSTEVRLPAETNQQDLLAVIEVMNADDGIDGILVQLPLPEHIDEAAALAAISPEKDVDGFHVVNAGLLATGGKGVVPCTPSGAMMLIEDEQRDLSGLEAVVVGRSNLVGKPMAQLLLKANCTVTVAHSRSRELPGLCRRADILVTAVGCPEMIRGDWIKPGAIAIDVGINRVPAPERGEGKTRLVGDIAFSEAVQVAGSITPVPGGVGPMTIACLLHNVLRIAESKA, from the coding sequence ATGAGCGCGCGCATCATCGATGGCAAGGCTTTTGCCGAAAGTCTGCGGGCCAAGATATCTTCGCGGGTGGCGAGTCTCGTCGCGCGCACGGGCCGAGCGCCGGGCCTTGCCGTGGTGCTCGTTGGCGACGACCCGGCGAGCCAGATTTATGTCCGCTCGAAAGCGAAGCAGACCGTCGAGGTCGGGATGCGCTCGACCGAAGTGCGCCTGCCCGCCGAGACCAACCAGCAGGATCTGCTTGCTGTAATCGAAGTCATGAATGCCGATGACGGCATCGACGGAATATTGGTGCAACTGCCTCTGCCGGAACATATCGACGAGGCGGCCGCGCTGGCGGCGATCAGTCCGGAAAAGGACGTCGACGGCTTTCATGTCGTCAACGCCGGATTGCTGGCGACCGGCGGCAAGGGCGTCGTCCCCTGCACGCCATCCGGCGCGATGATGCTGATCGAGGATGAGCAGCGCGACTTGTCCGGGTTGGAGGCGGTCGTCGTCGGGCGATCCAACCTCGTCGGCAAGCCGATGGCGCAGCTTCTGCTCAAGGCCAATTGCACGGTGACGGTCGCCCATTCGCGCAGCCGCGAACTTCCCGGCCTCTGCCGCCGCGCCGACATCCTCGTCACAGCGGTCGGCTGCCCGGAGATGATTCGAGGCGACTGGATCAAGCCCGGCGCCATTGCTATCGACGTCGGCATCAACCGTGTCCCGGCCCCGGAACGCGGCGAAGGAAAAACGCGTCTCGTCGGCGACATCGCCTTCTCTGAAGCGGTCCAAGTCGCGGGCTCAATAACGCCGGTTCCCGGCGGCGTCGGCCCGATGACCATCGCTTGCCTGCTCCACAATGTCCTGAGGATTGCCGAAAGCAAAGCCTGA
- the purU gene encoding formyltetrahydrofolate deformylase: MDPQVKSYVLTISCQDAVGIVAAVAGFLSGRNLFITESAHYGDPETNRFFMRTVFRGPADVAALAELKNAFAAIGEDFGMTWRMDDALKKSRVLILVSKFDHCLNDLLYRYRIGALPIEIPAVVSNHPDLQRVVEWHGIPYYHLPVTKETKAAQEAKILEMIDRLNIDLVVLARYMQVLSPEMCKALAWRTINIHHSFLPSFKGAKPYHQAHARGVKIIGATAHYVTSDLDEGPIIEQAVERVDHTQTAEDFVAIGRDIENVVLSRAVKFHVERRIIANGSKTVVFRQ, encoded by the coding sequence ATGGACCCCCAGGTGAAGTCCTATGTCCTGACGATCTCCTGTCAGGACGCCGTCGGCATCGTCGCCGCGGTGGCCGGCTTCCTGTCCGGCCGCAACCTGTTCATCACCGAATCGGCGCATTACGGCGATCCCGAGACCAACCGCTTTTTCATGCGCACCGTCTTTCGCGGTCCCGCCGACGTCGCCGCGCTCGCAGAGCTGAAAAACGCCTTCGCGGCCATCGGCGAGGATTTTGGCATGACCTGGCGAATGGACGACGCGCTGAAAAAGTCGCGCGTACTGATTCTGGTGTCGAAGTTCGACCACTGCCTCAACGACTTGCTTTATCGCTATCGCATTGGCGCCTTGCCGATCGAAATCCCGGCGGTCGTCTCGAATCATCCCGACCTGCAACGGGTCGTGGAATGGCATGGCATCCCCTATTATCACCTACCGGTGACCAAGGAGACCAAAGCCGCGCAGGAAGCGAAGATCCTCGAAATGATCGACCGGCTGAACATCGACCTTGTCGTGCTCGCCCGATACATGCAGGTGCTATCGCCGGAAATGTGCAAGGCGCTGGCGTGGCGGACCATCAACATTCACCATTCCTTCCTGCCAAGCTTCAAAGGCGCCAAACCTTATCACCAGGCCCACGCGCGCGGCGTGAAGATTATCGGCGCCACGGCGCATTACGTCACCAGCGATCTCGACGAAGGCCCAATCATCGAACAGGCGGTCGAACGGGTCGACCACACCCAGACGGCCGAGGACTTCGTCGCCATCGGCCGCGACATCGAGAATGTCGTGCTGTCGCGCGCGGTGAAATTCCACGTCGAGCGGCGCATCATCGCCAATGGTTCGAAGACCGTGGTGTTTCGGCAATGA